The following are from one region of the Halogeometricum sp. S3BR5-2 genome:
- a CDS encoding CobW family GTP-binding protein has product MTLGDGDEIPVTIVSGTLGAGKTTLVNHVLEKQTDRDVAVLVNDMGEVNVDARLVAGADEDVIELTNGCVCCRLKDDLATEVVRLAEERSFDCLVVEASGISEPLPIARTFLEDEAVSEHYRLDTMVSVLDAYGFWKEFDPETENPSETEEGGRELADVLVDQVEFCDVLLLNKCDLVPDDALEDIEAVVRELQPRAGLHRTTRSDVAPETVLDTGLFDFDAVRRSAGWKRHLAESHDHGDHDHGNAHGVSSFCYESERPFHPERFEAWMDEWPSGVYRAKGFFLLSTRPETVMGLNRAGPSVTAGPIGQWRDDDDPATRLVFIGTDLEEGAIREELDACLCTDEEMANADAGESAVSDPFPRA; this is encoded by the coding sequence ATGACTCTCGGCGACGGCGACGAGATACCCGTAACGATCGTCAGCGGGACGCTCGGCGCGGGCAAGACGACGCTCGTGAACCACGTTCTGGAGAAGCAGACGGACCGCGACGTCGCGGTCCTCGTCAACGACATGGGCGAGGTCAACGTCGACGCCCGACTGGTCGCCGGGGCCGACGAGGACGTTATCGAGTTGACGAACGGGTGCGTCTGCTGTCGGCTCAAGGACGACCTGGCGACCGAGGTGGTCCGCCTGGCGGAAGAGCGCTCGTTCGACTGTCTGGTCGTCGAGGCCTCGGGCATCAGCGAACCGCTCCCCATCGCGCGGACGTTCTTGGAGGACGAGGCGGTGTCCGAGCACTACCGCCTGGACACGATGGTGTCCGTGCTCGACGCCTACGGCTTCTGGAAGGAGTTCGACCCCGAGACGGAGAACCCGAGCGAGACCGAGGAGGGCGGCCGGGAACTCGCCGACGTGCTCGTGGACCAAGTGGAGTTCTGCGACGTGCTCCTCCTGAACAAGTGCGACCTCGTCCCCGACGACGCTCTGGAGGACATCGAGGCCGTCGTCCGGGAACTCCAACCCCGGGCGGGCCTCCACCGGACGACCCGTTCGGACGTCGCTCCGGAGACGGTGCTCGACACCGGCCTGTTCGACTTCGACGCCGTCAGACGCTCCGCCGGGTGGAAGCGACACCTCGCCGAGTCGCACGACCACGGGGACCACGACCACGGCAACGCCCACGGCGTCTCCTCGTTCTGCTACGAGTCCGAGCGGCCGTTCCACCCCGAACGCTTCGAGGCGTGGATGGACGAGTGGCCCTCGGGCGTCTACCGCGCGAAGGGGTTCTTCCTGCTCTCGACGCGGCCGGAGACGGTGATGGGGCTGAACCGCGCCGGGCCGTCGGTGACGGCCGGACCTATCGGGCAGTGGCGCGACGACGACGACCCGGCGACGAGGCTGGTGTTCATCGGCACCGACTTAGAAGAGGGGGCGATTCGAGAGGAGTTGGACGCGTGTCTCTGCACCGACGAGGAGATGGCGAACGCCGACGCGGGCGAGAGCGCCGTCAGCGACCCGTTCCCGCGGGCGTGA
- a CDS encoding proteasome assembly chaperone family protein — translation MAEIAVLDDSVSLSEPTLVEGLPGIGLVGKIAADHLVETFDMVHYANVHCDAIPKVAVYHEDDASLATPVRLYADEERDLLVLQSDVPIAPQAASQLASCLAGWFDETPVTPIFISGLPREKADDVPGLYAVGTGGGEEAAADVDIALPDEMGLISGPTGALLNDAVEHDRRAVCLVVESDPQFPDPEAARVVIKDGVEPLTGIEVPVDNLVERAEEIRNAKEQLAQRMRQGDEESTQAQPLRMYQ, via the coding sequence ATGGCCGAGATAGCCGTCCTCGACGACAGCGTGTCGCTCTCGGAACCGACGCTGGTCGAAGGACTGCCGGGAATCGGGCTCGTCGGGAAGATAGCGGCCGACCACCTGGTGGAGACGTTCGACATGGTCCACTACGCGAACGTCCACTGCGACGCCATCCCGAAAGTCGCCGTCTACCACGAGGACGACGCGTCGCTGGCGACGCCGGTCCGCCTCTACGCCGACGAGGAACGAGACCTGCTCGTCCTCCAGAGCGACGTCCCCATCGCGCCGCAGGCCGCCTCGCAGTTGGCGTCCTGTCTCGCGGGCTGGTTCGACGAGACGCCCGTCACGCCCATCTTCATCTCGGGGCTGCCCCGCGAGAAGGCCGACGACGTGCCGGGTCTGTACGCGGTCGGAACGGGCGGCGGCGAGGAAGCGGCCGCCGACGTCGACATCGCCCTCCCGGACGAGATGGGGCTCATCTCGGGCCCGACGGGGGCGCTCCTGAACGACGCCGTCGAACACGACCGGCGGGCGGTCTGTCTCGTCGTGGAGTCGGACCCGCAGTTCCCCGACCCGGAGGCGGCCCGCGTCGTCATCAAGGACGGGGTCGAACCGCTCACCGGAATCGAGGTGCCGGTCGACAACCTCGTCGAACGCGCCGAGGAGATACGGAACGCGAAGGAGCAACTCGCCCAGCGGATGCGGCAGGGCGACGAGGAGAGCACGCAGGCCCAACCGCTCCGGATGTACCAGTAG
- a CDS encoding RsmB/NOP family class I SAM-dependent RNA methyltransferase, translating to MNPLERYAPLVDDEEAFLAACDRPLPSVVRVNGIKATAERARSALDAEGVGYEVTDWHPGILKMDERGPGTTWPYFHGWLHGQEEVSALPALALDPDPGDVVWDACAAPGSKTTQLADLMDDRGILIGNDNNLGRLSALRHNAERLGVSNLVVTNQDARNYSLKPFGEGIDDSAAIDAFDRALVDAPCSCEGTIRKNPDALDRWTMDHVHSVAGIQKGILRRAVQATRPGGTVVYSTCTFAPEENEAVLDHAVEEEDCELVGWDAPENFETVPGVTEWDGEEYDSSVELAHRVYPHHNDTGGFFCAKLEVTA from the coding sequence ATGAACCCCTTAGAGCGGTACGCGCCGCTCGTGGACGACGAGGAGGCGTTTCTCGCGGCCTGCGACCGGCCGCTCCCGTCGGTCGTCCGCGTCAACGGAATCAAGGCGACGGCGGAGCGAGCGCGGTCGGCGCTCGACGCCGAGGGCGTCGGCTACGAGGTTACCGACTGGCACCCCGGCATCCTGAAGATGGACGAACGCGGCCCCGGCACGACGTGGCCCTACTTCCACGGATGGCTCCACGGGCAGGAGGAGGTGTCGGCGCTCCCCGCTCTGGCCCTCGACCCCGACCCCGGCGACGTCGTCTGGGACGCCTGCGCCGCCCCCGGCAGCAAGACGACGCAACTGGCGGACCTGATGGACGACCGAGGAATCCTGATCGGCAACGACAACAACCTCGGTCGGCTCTCGGCCCTCCGACACAACGCCGAGCGACTCGGCGTGAGCAACCTCGTCGTGACGAACCAAGATGCACGAAACTACTCGCTGAAGCCGTTCGGCGAGGGAATCGACGATTCGGCGGCCATCGACGCCTTCGACCGAGCGCTCGTCGACGCCCCCTGTTCCTGCGAGGGGACGATTCGGAAGAACCCCGACGCCCTCGACCGGTGGACGATGGACCACGTTCACAGCGTCGCGGGCATCCAGAAGGGCATCCTGCGCCGCGCGGTGCAGGCGACGCGACCCGGCGGCACCGTCGTCTACTCGACGTGCACGTTCGCCCCCGAGGAGAACGAGGCCGTGTTGGACCACGCCGTCGAGGAGGAGGACTGCGAGTTGGTCGGGTGGGACGCCCCCGAGAACTTCGAGACGGTGCCCGGCGTCACCGAGTGGGACGGCGAGGAGTACGATTCCTCGGTCGAACTCGCCCACCGCGTCTACCCGCACCACAACGACACGGGCGGGTTCTTCTGCGCGAAACTGGAGGTGACCGCATGA
- a CDS encoding nucleotide exchange factor GrpE produces the protein MTEDASDPTDGESADAETEESAADASAAEAGATDPEAEAASNASNGQTGDRLVARAAEYDEELAEDVAALRGRADELEAELAAAEEENEELTNRLKRTQADFQNYKKRAKKRQDQIRETATEDFVERIVTVRDNLVRALDQEEGTDIRPGVESTLEEFDRILASEDVDTIDPEPGEAVDPTRHEVMMRVDSDQPEGTVVDVYQAGYEMGEKVVRAAQVTVSTGGAE, from the coding sequence ATGACCGAAGACGCGTCCGACCCGACGGACGGCGAGAGCGCCGACGCGGAGACGGAGGAGTCGGCGGCCGACGCCTCCGCGGCGGAGGCCGGAGCGACGGACCCCGAGGCGGAAGCGGCGTCGAACGCGAGTAACGGGCAGACGGGAGACAGACTCGTCGCGCGCGCCGCCGAGTACGACGAGGAACTCGCCGAGGACGTGGCCGCCCTCCGCGGGCGGGCCGACGAACTCGAAGCGGAACTGGCGGCCGCAGAAGAGGAGAACGAGGAGTTGACGAACCGCCTCAAGCGGACGCAGGCGGACTTCCAGAACTACAAGAAGCGCGCGAAGAAGCGGCAGGACCAGATCCGGGAGACGGCCACCGAGGACTTCGTCGAACGGATCGTCACCGTCCGCGACAACCTCGTGCGCGCCCTCGACCAAGAGGAGGGCACCGACATCCGGCCGGGCGTCGAGTCGACGCTGGAGGAGTTCGACCGCATCCTCGCCTCCGAGGACGTGGACACCATCGACCCCGAACCCGGCGAGGCGGTCGACCCGACGCGCCACGAGGTGATGATGCGCGTCGACAGCGACCAACCCGAGGGCACCGTCGTCGACGTCTACCAGGCCGGCTACGAGATGGGCGAGAAGGTCGTCCGCGCCGCGCAGGTGACCGTCAGCACCGGCGGCGCGGAGTAG
- the dnaK gene encoding molecular chaperone DnaK, with protein sequence MASNKILGIDLGTTNSAFAVMEGGDPEIIVNAEGDRTTPSVVAFTEDDERLVGKPAKNQAIQNPDHTIRSIKRHMGEDGYTVDIDGEEYTPEQLSAMILQKIKRDAEDYLGDEVEKAVITVPAYFNDRQRQATKDAGEIAGFEVERIINEPTAASMAYGLDDDSDQTVMVYDLGGGTFDVSVLDLGGGVYEVVATNGDNDLGGDDWDQAIIDHLADEFQNNHNIDLREDRQALQRLKDAAEEAKIELSSRKETTVNLPFITATDSGPVHLEEKLTRAKFESLTSDLVDRTVGPTEQALSDAGYSKDDIDEVILVGGSTRMPQVHDKVEEILGSEPKKNVNPDEAVALGAAIQGGVLGGEVDDIVLLDVTPLSLGIEVKGGLFERLIEKNTTIPTEESKIFTTAAANQTSVQVRVFQGEREIAEENDMLGEFQLNGIPPAPAGTPQIEVTFSIDENGIVTVEAEDKGSGNAESVTIEGGAGLSDEQIEQMQDEAEQHAEEDQERRERIEARNEAESAVQRAETLLEENEEQVDDDLRADIEAAVEDVEETLEDEDATKEDLETATEALSKELQEIGKQMYEGQAQQAQAGGGAGPGGAGAGGMGGMGGMGGQDGQSGDDDEYVDADFEDVQDEDEDEDESSS encoded by the coding sequence ATGGCGAGCAACAAGATTCTCGGTATCGACCTCGGTACCACGAACAGCGCATTCGCGGTGATGGAGGGGGGCGACCCCGAGATCATCGTGAACGCCGAGGGAGACCGCACCACCCCCTCCGTGGTCGCGTTCACCGAGGACGATGAGCGACTCGTCGGAAAGCCCGCGAAGAACCAGGCGATACAGAACCCCGACCACACCATCCGCTCCATCAAGCGCCACATGGGCGAGGACGGGTACACCGTCGACATCGACGGCGAGGAGTACACGCCGGAGCAGCTCTCGGCGATGATCCTCCAGAAGATCAAGCGCGACGCCGAGGACTACCTCGGCGACGAGGTCGAGAAGGCCGTCATCACCGTTCCGGCGTACTTCAACGACCGCCAGCGACAGGCGACGAAGGACGCCGGGGAAATCGCCGGCTTCGAGGTCGAGCGCATCATCAACGAACCGACCGCCGCGTCGATGGCGTACGGCCTCGACGACGACTCCGACCAGACGGTCATGGTGTACGACCTCGGCGGCGGGACGTTCGACGTCTCCGTCTTAGACCTCGGCGGCGGCGTCTACGAAGTCGTCGCCACGAACGGGGACAACGACCTCGGGGGCGACGATTGGGACCAGGCCATCATCGACCACCTGGCCGACGAGTTCCAGAACAACCACAACATCGACCTCCGCGAGGACCGACAGGCGCTCCAGCGCCTGAAGGACGCCGCCGAGGAGGCGAAGATAGAGCTCTCCTCGCGCAAGGAGACCACCGTCAACCTCCCGTTCATCACGGCGACGGACTCCGGTCCGGTCCACCTCGAAGAGAAGCTGACGCGCGCGAAGTTCGAGTCGCTCACCTCCGACCTCGTCGACCGCACGGTCGGCCCGACGGAGCAGGCGCTCTCCGACGCCGGCTACTCGAAGGACGACATCGACGAGGTCATCCTCGTCGGCGGCTCCACGCGGATGCCGCAGGTCCACGACAAAGTCGAGGAGATACTCGGCTCCGAACCGAAGAAGAACGTCAACCCCGACGAGGCCGTCGCCCTCGGCGCCGCGATTCAGGGCGGCGTGCTCGGCGGCGAAGTCGACGACATCGTCCTGCTCGACGTGACGCCGCTCTCGCTCGGTATCGAGGTGAAGGGCGGTCTGTTCGAGCGACTCATCGAGAAGAACACCACGATTCCGACCGAGGAGTCGAAGATATTCACGACGGCCGCGGCGAACCAGACCTCGGTGCAGGTGCGCGTCTTCCAGGGCGAACGCGAGATCGCCGAGGAGAACGACATGCTCGGCGAGTTCCAACTGAACGGCATCCCGCCTGCCCCCGCCGGCACGCCGCAGATCGAGGTGACGTTCAGCATCGACGAGAACGGCATCGTCACCGTCGAAGCGGAGGACAAAGGCTCCGGGAACGCCGAGTCCGTCACCATCGAGGGCGGCGCCGGCCTCTCCGACGAGCAGATAGAGCAGATGCAGGACGAGGCCGAACAGCACGCCGAGGAGGACCAGGAGCGCCGCGAGCGCATCGAAGCCCGCAACGAGGCCGAGAGCGCCGTCCAGCGCGCCGAGACGCTCCTCGAAGAGAACGAAGAGCAGGTCGACGACGACCTGCGCGCCGACATCGAGGCGGCCGTCGAGGACGTCGAGGAGACCCTCGAAGACGAGGACGCGACGAAGGAGGACCTCGAAACCGCGACCGAGGCGCTCTCGAAGGAGCTGCAGGAGATCGGCAAGCAGATGTACGAAGGACAGGCCCAGCAAGCCCAGGCCGGCGGCGGTGCCGGACCCGGTGGCGCGGGCGCCGGCGGTATGGGCGGGATGGGCGGAATGGGCGGCCAAGACGGCCAGTCCGGCGACGACGACGAGTACGTTGACGCCGACTTCGAGGACGTTCAGGACGAGGACGAAGACGAAGACGAGTCCTCCTCCTGA
- a CDS encoding alpha/beta fold hydrolase, whose translation MRFSVHEGDGPDAEGPDDRPELLFVLGWGNEPEHDPVSWLIDRLTEEYRVHAVTLPTNGWDFEDQYLAPVRAYYEDRAFDAVLSHSTGGLVAAHLAAVVDVPPQVFLSPWWGTDPAAGVESVIFPYFLRLPTARRLFEPDRDRTDIGALKPEGEFEAGPSGISPAFLRTIVDAQARLPPFDPADAVFCTLSDRVVSVRAVGDRTPAANLRPYDGGHEFFASPGREAVVEDVLAALDGGAEAIR comes from the coding sequence ATGCGTTTTTCCGTCCACGAGGGCGACGGACCCGACGCCGAGGGGCCCGACGACCGGCCGGAACTCCTGTTCGTCCTCGGGTGGGGTAACGAACCGGAGCACGACCCCGTCTCGTGGCTCATCGACCGCCTGACCGAGGAGTACCGCGTCCACGCCGTCACTCTCCCGACGAACGGATGGGACTTCGAGGACCAGTACCTCGCCCCCGTGCGGGCGTACTACGAGGACCGCGCGTTCGACGCGGTGTTGAGCCACAGCACCGGCGGACTGGTCGCCGCCCACCTCGCCGCCGTCGTCGACGTCCCCCCGCAGGTCTTCCTGAGTCCGTGGTGGGGGACCGACCCTGCGGCGGGCGTGGAGTCGGTCATCTTTCCCTACTTCCTGCGCCTCCCGACGGCGCGGCGACTGTTCGAACCGGACCGCGACCGAACCGATATCGGCGCGCTGAAACCCGAAGGGGAGTTCGAGGCGGGGCCGAGCGGAATCTCTCCGGCGTTCCTCCGGACTATCGTCGACGCGCAGGCGCGCCTGCCGCCGTTCGACCCCGCCGACGCGGTGTTCTGCACGCTCTCGGACCGCGTCGTCAGCGTCCGCGCCGTCGGCGACCGGACGCCGGCGGCGAACCTGCGACCGTACGACGGCGGTCACGAGTTCTTCGCCTCCCCCGGTCGGGAGGCGGTGGTCGAGGACGTACTGGCCGCACTCGACGGCGGCGCCGAGGCGATTCGCTGA
- a CDS encoding DUF7122 family protein — MSDEESGANGGAAGGPENDGQRFDRLPATAEDRVVAGRPTREEVVEWWEERYGLSPETWDGHTFWEKGKGKIWAFAGDLVSPNPVEAVGMRVIRARQEHWKPSTDAVQRFCGEATRNVVVLEPEEAERFVRGEDQELERWDGDWGYLVAAHEFEGAREPIGVGLYLHGELRSTVPKGRQEDLS, encoded by the coding sequence ATGAGCGACGAGGAGAGCGGAGCGAACGGAGGAGCGGCCGGGGGACCGGAGAACGACGGTCAGCGGTTCGACCGCCTGCCGGCGACGGCGGAGGACCGCGTCGTCGCCGGGCGCCCCACGCGCGAAGAAGTCGTCGAGTGGTGGGAAGAGCGGTACGGCCTCTCCCCGGAGACGTGGGACGGCCACACGTTCTGGGAGAAGGGCAAGGGGAAGATATGGGCGTTCGCGGGCGACCTCGTGAGTCCGAACCCCGTCGAGGCCGTCGGGATGCGCGTCATCCGCGCCCGACAGGAACACTGGAAGCCCTCGACGGACGCCGTCCAGCGCTTCTGCGGGGAGGCGACGAGGAACGTCGTCGTCCTCGAACCCGAGGAGGCCGAGCGGTTCGTCCGCGGAGAGGACCAAGAACTCGAACGGTGGGACGGCGACTGGGGCTACCTCGTCGCGGCCCACGAGTTCGAGGGCGCGAGAGAGCCCATCGGCGTCGGCCTCTACCTGCACGGCGAACTCCGCTCGACGGTGCCGAAGGGCAGACAGGAAGACCTCTCCTGA
- a CDS encoding cupin domain-containing protein produces MSHTEANYRDGDEKADGMFFLREELDAENLGFTVVEADPDWTGMEHDHADEGEEEVYYLVEGGATLHVDGESVDLEPGDAVRVSPDASRQLENGSEESRLVVAGAP; encoded by the coding sequence ATGTCGCACACCGAAGCCAACTACCGCGACGGAGACGAGAAGGCCGACGGAATGTTCTTCCTGCGCGAGGAACTCGACGCCGAGAACCTCGGGTTCACCGTCGTCGAGGCCGACCCCGACTGGACCGGCATGGAACACGACCACGCCGACGAGGGCGAAGAGGAGGTGTACTACCTCGTCGAGGGCGGCGCGACCCTCCACGTCGACGGCGAGTCGGTCGACCTCGAACCCGGCGACGCCGTGCGCGTCTCGCCCGACGCGAGCAGGCAGTTGGAGAACGGGTCCGAAGAGAGCCGACTGGTCGTCGCCGGCGCGCCGTAG
- the dnaJ gene encoding molecular chaperone DnaJ, which produces MSEDFYDVLGVSRDASEDDIKKAYREKAAQYHPDVSDEPDAEEKFKKVKKAKEVLTDDQARRQYDQMGHDRFEQAEKRGGTGGGAGAGGMGGMGGMGGMGGQGGQGNPFEDIFNQFFGGGGMGGQGGQSRNRPRQGQNLRTRVDLTLEEAYEGVEKQFTVTRPERCPECDGAGHPPDADVNTCPECNGQGQTTTVRDTPLGRVQQTQTCRRCGGEGETYSESCSRCNGDGVVREEATLTVTIPAGIRDGQSLRMEREGAPGENGGPNGDLLIEVSIAEHDDFERDGDDLYHNLAVSFPQAVFGATVEIPTVTGTTEFDVPKGTQSGESFRVRGEGMPHLRGRGNGDIHVQVQVVTPEDLNKEQREALEAFAEAGGEEVDVKEGFFEKIKNSL; this is translated from the coding sequence ATGAGCGAGGACTTCTACGACGTGCTCGGCGTATCGCGAGACGCGTCCGAGGACGACATCAAGAAGGCCTATCGCGAGAAGGCCGCACAGTATCACCCCGACGTCTCCGACGAACCCGACGCCGAGGAGAAGTTCAAGAAGGTGAAGAAAGCCAAAGAGGTGCTGACCGACGACCAGGCCCGCCGTCAGTACGACCAGATGGGCCACGACCGCTTCGAGCAGGCCGAGAAGCGCGGCGGAACCGGCGGAGGCGCGGGCGCCGGCGGCATGGGCGGCATGGGTGGCATGGGCGGAATGGGGGGCCAGGGCGGTCAGGGCAACCCCTTCGAGGACATCTTCAACCAGTTCTTCGGCGGCGGCGGCATGGGCGGACAGGGCGGCCAGAGCCGGAACCGTCCGCGGCAGGGACAGAACCTGCGCACGCGCGTCGACCTGACGCTCGAAGAGGCCTACGAGGGCGTCGAAAAACAGTTCACCGTCACGCGGCCCGAGCGCTGCCCGGAGTGCGACGGCGCGGGCCACCCGCCGGACGCCGACGTGAACACCTGTCCGGAGTGCAACGGGCAGGGCCAGACCACCACCGTCCGCGACACGCCCCTCGGGCGCGTCCAGCAGACGCAGACCTGCCGTCGCTGCGGCGGCGAGGGCGAGACGTACAGCGAGTCCTGTTCTCGCTGTAACGGCGACGGCGTCGTCCGCGAGGAGGCGACGCTGACGGTCACCATCCCGGCCGGCATCCGCGACGGCCAGTCGCTCCGCATGGAACGCGAGGGCGCGCCCGGCGAGAACGGCGGGCCGAACGGCGACCTGCTCATCGAGGTGTCCATCGCGGAGCACGACGACTTCGAACGCGACGGCGACGACCTGTATCACAACCTCGCCGTCTCCTTCCCGCAGGCCGTCTTCGGCGCGACGGTGGAGATTCCGACCGTCACGGGGACGACGGAGTTCGACGTCCCGAAGGGGACGCAGAGCGGCGAGTCGTTCCGCGTCCGCGGCGAGGGGATGCCGCACCTCCGCGGCCGGGGTAACGGCGACATCCACGTGCAGGTGCAGGTGGTGACCCCCGAGGACCTGAACAAAGAGCAGCGAGAGGCGCTGGAGGCGTTCGCCGAGGCCGGCGGCGAGGAGGTCGACGTGAAAGAGGGCTTCTTCGAGAAGATCAAGAACTCGCTGTAG
- a CDS encoding DUF790 family protein: MLTKDLLRVSRAGGGYRPRFAGRESRPLAARVVGVFQGHVGEPRHRLDDALASLEAEADDFKLVRGFAALLDREATFEVSAPLPPRRVRRAAFEEAERAGVPTTPEERTAVLDAAADRLGSDAAAVESSLYADREVNEVLTAFDARWSPDELLEQYDLSLAQTALFDAVEVRVRSSDPKRLVSAVKRLGLMYEIRRDGEARELVVTGPDALFRRTRRYGTAFARLLRTVAGTAEWELTATIDDRGTEREMTLTDADVSVPDVEPVAEPTYDSGVEADFAARFEGLDLDWDLLREPEPLAAGARAMIPDFAFDYRPGGASGSDASGDDPPFRVFFEVMGFWTPEYVEKKLSQFSAVADDVELVVAVDDSLSVAEEVAAADHRVVTYSGTVRVKDVVDVLRSYEAELVADAVADLPAELVPDADAVSLADLADARGVAEDALDGVSFPEHELVGRTLVRPALLDALAEELEAGMSLSDAEGILDERGLSDASAVLSRLGYRVEWEGLGGGTLRRKG, encoded by the coding sequence GTGCTGACGAAGGACCTCCTGCGCGTCTCCCGGGCGGGCGGCGGCTACCGCCCGCGGTTCGCCGGCCGGGAGTCGCGCCCGCTGGCCGCCCGCGTCGTCGGCGTCTTTCAGGGCCACGTCGGCGAACCCCGCCACCGCCTCGACGACGCCCTCGCGTCGCTGGAGGCGGAGGCCGACGACTTCAAACTCGTCCGCGGGTTCGCCGCCCTCCTCGACCGGGAGGCGACGTTCGAGGTGTCGGCCCCCCTCCCGCCCCGTCGCGTCAGGCGCGCGGCGTTCGAGGAGGCCGAGCGAGCGGGCGTCCCGACGACGCCCGAGGAGCGAACCGCCGTCCTCGACGCCGCGGCGGACCGACTCGGGAGCGACGCCGCGGCCGTCGAGTCGTCGCTGTACGCCGACCGCGAGGTCAACGAGGTGCTGACCGCGTTCGACGCGCGGTGGTCGCCGGACGAACTCCTCGAACAGTACGACCTCTCGTTGGCTCAGACGGCGCTCTTCGACGCCGTCGAGGTTCGCGTGCGCAGTTCCGACCCGAAACGCCTCGTCTCGGCGGTCAAGCGCCTCGGTCTGATGTACGAGATTCGCCGCGACGGCGAGGCGCGCGAACTCGTCGTCACCGGGCCGGACGCCCTGTTCCGCCGGACGCGGCGCTACGGGACGGCGTTCGCCCGCCTGCTCAGGACCGTCGCCGGGACGGCCGAGTGGGAACTGACCGCGACGATAGACGACCGGGGGACCGAGCGCGAGATGACGCTCACCGACGCGGACGTGTCCGTCCCCGACGTGGAACCCGTGGCCGAACCGACGTACGACAGCGGCGTCGAGGCCGACTTCGCCGCGCGGTTCGAGGGGTTGGACCTCGACTGGGACCTCCTGCGCGAACCCGAACCGCTGGCGGCCGGCGCGCGGGCGATGATACCCGACTTCGCCTTCGACTACCGGCCCGGCGGCGCTAGCGGTTCCGACGCGTCCGGCGACGACCCGCCGTTCCGCGTGTTCTTCGAGGTGATGGGGTTTTGGACGCCCGAGTACGTCGAGAAGAAACTGTCGCAGTTCTCCGCGGTGGCCGACGACGTGGAACTCGTCGTCGCCGTCGACGACTCCCTCTCAGTCGCGGAGGAGGTGGCCGCCGCGGACCACCGCGTCGTCACCTACTCGGGAACCGTCCGGGTGAAGGACGTGGTGGACGTGCTCCGCTCGTACGAGGCGGAACTGGTCGCCGATGCGGTCGCGGACCTGCCCGCGGAACTTGTCCCCGACGCGGACGCGGTGTCGCTCGCGGACCTCGCCGACGCCCGCGGCGTCGCCGAGGACGCCCTCGACGGGGTGTCGTTCCCCGAGCACGAACTCGTGGGGCGGACGCTCGTGCGCCCCGCCCTGCTCGACGCCCTCGCCGAGGAACTCGAAGCCGGGATGTCGCTGTCGGACGCGGAGGGGATTCTGGACGAACGGGGGCTCTCGGACGCCTCCGCCGTGCTCTCGCGCCTCGGATACCGCGTCGAGTGGGAGGGCCTCGGGGGCGGGACGCTCCGCCGGAAGGGGTGA